A window from Chitinophaga filiformis encodes these proteins:
- a CDS encoding sugar phosphate isomerase/epimerase family protein → MTSRRSFLKTTTLASAGLLIRPSGLWRAPITNIGLQLYTVRDAMQKDPVAALKKVSKLGFNTVEGATYTGTQQFYGMAPKAFARLLKQQGLKMPSSHYILGEQKMSGADVKGTVLHEWDKAVEDAATVGIKYMVCAYLFEEERGNLDHYKQLAEYFNKAGETCKKAGIQFCYHNHDFEFQELEGGRPYDVLLQQTDKDLVKMEMDIYWVTKAGLDPIALMKEHKGRFPLWHVKDMDKTPEQNFTEVGNGSINFKEIFKHAGDSGMKYFFVEQDQCPGDPFVSIAKSIKYIKKNLV, encoded by the coding sequence CCGGATTATGGAGAGCGCCGATAACCAATATCGGACTGCAACTATATACCGTCAGGGATGCTATGCAGAAAGACCCGGTAGCCGCGCTGAAGAAAGTATCAAAGCTGGGATTTAATACCGTAGAAGGCGCTACCTATACAGGTACACAGCAATTCTATGGTATGGCCCCTAAAGCATTTGCCCGGCTGCTGAAACAACAGGGCCTTAAAATGCCCAGCAGCCATTATATACTGGGTGAGCAGAAGATGAGCGGAGCAGACGTGAAAGGCACGGTGTTACACGAATGGGACAAAGCGGTGGAGGATGCCGCTACCGTAGGCATTAAATACATGGTTTGCGCTTACCTGTTTGAAGAAGAGCGCGGTAACCTCGATCACTATAAACAACTGGCTGAATATTTCAACAAGGCTGGTGAGACCTGTAAAAAAGCCGGTATACAGTTCTGCTACCATAACCATGATTTTGAGTTCCAGGAACTAGAGGGCGGCAGACCTTATGATGTCCTGCTGCAACAGACAGATAAGGACCTGGTAAAAATGGAAATGGACATCTACTGGGTAACAAAAGCAGGCCTGGACCCCATAGCCCTGATGAAAGAACATAAAGGCCGTTTCCCGCTATGGCATGTGAAGGATATGGATAAGACCCCTGAGCAGAATTTTACGGAAGTGGGCAATGGCTCCATAAACTTTAAGGAGATCTTCAAACATGCCGGCGATTCAGGGATGAAGTATTTCTTTGTTGAGCAGGATCAATGCCCCGGCGATCCGTTTGTCAGCATCGCTAAGAGCATTAAATATATCAAAAAGAACCTGGTATAA